The genomic interval GTCAGCACTTCCGCGACCCGTGGCGGCCTGGGAACGCGTGTGTGGTTCGGCTCGAGCGCAATGAGCGGTGCGGTCAGGATGATCCGGTCGAACCAGCACATGCGTGAGCGGGTCGCACGCAGCAGGATGTTCGCGCCCATCGAATGCGCCAGCGCGTAATAAGGTGCCGGACAGTCGGGCAGCACAATCTCGGCCATGAACTGTTCGAGGTCGGCATCATACTGCGCAAAATCGTCGACATGGCCCTTCCGTGGATTGGCTAGCGGGCGGCTCGACCCGCCCTGCCCGCGGTGGTCCATGATCGCGACGGCGAAGCCACGCCGGCGCAGGTCCGAAATGACCTCGAAATACTTTTCGATGAACTCGGCCCGGCCCATCAGAATGCAGACGGTACCGAGCTTGTTCAGACCGGTCGGTCCCCACCAGGCGAAGCGAATGCGCGCACCGTCGCTCGCCAGAAAATGCCCCGCCGTGCCCCCGCCCGGCACCGGATTGCGCGGCGTGGAGACAAGGATCTCCTGCGACACCCGGTCGGTGCTTGGCATTGGCTCGGCAACTGTCAGCATTTTGGCTCCCCGCGTCGAAGGCCCCGGCGCGTCAGCGCGCCCAGAGGCGATGGCCGCCGTCCCCATCCAGAGGCCGGGCTCTCAGCACGCGGCCCGAACACCTTTCTATCCGCAGTTGGTAAACAGTGCCATTCGGACGGCGCGCGCGAACAGCGAAATTGTCGCCCACCCGGCGCAGGCCGTGAAAATCCCACCAGCCCTGGCGCTGCAAACGGCGGCGGACCTGGCGCGGCCTGCGGCATTCGCCGCCAGCGCCTGAGCCCGGCGTCATCAAGCCCCGAAATGCGTCAAGAGGACGCCGCTGTCGCCGGCGGCGCTCGTTGACGGGGCGGACATGCTGGGGAGCCGGAACGTGCAGCCTTGGCCCCTGTTGTCCGACTTTATAGGCCGCGCCGACGGCCGGCGCAGCTCCGTAACCGGTTGATAGCGCCTGCGCCTTTCCCGGGCTCGCAGGCGCGACGAACAGCGCGAGGGTCAAAAGCGCCGGACCGCACAGCGCGCGCAGCCGCCCTTTGCCCCATGAAAACTCCCTCGTCATGCATCGAGTCTGCCAGATGTAAAGTGAACGCCCGAGCAACCACCCTGTCAGCCGCCGTTCATGAAAACACGAGGTCTTGACGCCCGGCGCCCGTGACTTACCTCTCAGGTGCATACGCCTTGAACGGGTATGCCTGTTGGACTGGCCGAAAGGCAGTGAAAACGCATGTCGCTCACAAGGAGGATATGTCATGAGGCGTTTTGATCTGACCCCCCTGTACAAGTCGACCGTCGGTTTCGACCATGTTGCGTCCATACTGGAGCAGCTGGCCTCCGCAGACACGGATAACGGCTATCCGCCCTATAACATAGAGCGCGTGGACGAGAATAACTACCGCATCACGATGGCGGTGGCCGGGTTCTCGGAAGACGACCTCGACATCGAGGTCCGCGAAGGCATGCTCCGCGTGGCCGGGACCAAGCCGGAGAAGGAGCAGGAGGACTCCGACACGGTATTCCTGCATCGCGGTATCGCCTCGCGCAATTTCGAGCGCCGGTTCCGGCTGGCCGAGTATGTCGAGGTCAGCTCTGCGAAGCTGGAGAACGGCCTGCTCCACATCGACCTGCGGCGCGAACTGCCTGATGCGATGAAACCGCGCAAGATCGAGATTGCGACCGGCAACGGTCAGTCGCACAAGACGATCGAGGCGCAGCCGGATCAGGTCAACTGACGCGCGCCGCAGTGCCCGGCACGCGCATGGGGCGGGGGCCTTCGCGGTCTCCGCCTTTTATATTGCCCGGCCCGAAGCCGGGCGGACAAAAAAGCGCCGGTCCTGCTCGACCGGCGCGACTTCAGATCGCAACTTCGCCGTCGCTTAGCGGGTGTCCGCACCTTCAGCCACACCCGCCTCCGCAGCCGGCTGGATTTCTACGGATTCGCCGCAGCCACAGGCACTCGTCTGGTTCGGATTGTTGAACACGAAACCGGATGACAATTTGCCCTCCTCATAGTCCATTTCTGTGCCCAGCAGAAACAGAACCGCCTGCGGTTCGATCAGGAGCTTCACTCCCTTCTCCTCGATCACCTCGTCCATCGGGCCGATCTCGGTGGCGTAGTCCATCGTGTATTCCATTCCGGCGCAGCCACCCTTCTTCAGCCCGACGCGCACGCCGGCCACAGGCTTGTCGCTGGCTTCGATGATCTCCGACAGGCGCTTGGCTGCCGCGTCCGTGAGGGTCATCACTTTGAGAGGTGTCGCGCTTGCCATCGGTTACTGTCCATTCGCTTGGTCATGTTTCACCGTCAAGTATGGGATAACATGACGGCATTGCCAACCCGTGCCCGATCACGAGTGGAGCCGGACCCGGTTAAACCATGCCCAGCATCATCTGCGCCTCTTCAGACATGCGCGTCATGTCCCAGGGCGGGTCGAAGGTCAGTTCGACCTTGGCGCCGCTGACGCCGGGCACCGCGCTCACCGCATTCTCCACCCAGACCGGCATCTCGCCCGCCACGGGGCAGCCGGGCGCGGTCAGCGTCATCAGCACCTTGACCATCCGGTCATCCTCGATCTCGACCCGGTAGATCAGGCCCAGCTCGTAAATATCCACCGGGATTTCCGGGTCATAGACGGTCTTGAGCGCCGCGATGATGTCCGCACTCATCCGCTCCAGTTCGTCCTTTGGGATCGCGGATTCCGGCTCGCCCGCGCCTTCGGCTGCCGGCGCATCACCCTCGCTCGCCTGCTTGGCTTCCATCTCCGCGGCTTCGGTTGTCCAATCGTTCATGTCATCGCTCCCTTACGCGAAAAACTTCTGCGCGCGCGTGATCGCCTCGGCCAGCGCGTCGACCTCTTCCATCGTGTTGTAGACCGCGAAGGACGCGCGGCAGGTCGCGTTGACGCCGAAGCGCGCCATCAGCGGCTCGGCGCAATGGTGCCCGGCGCGCACCGCCACGCCCGAACGGTCCATGATGGTCGCCATGTCGTGGGCGTGCGCATCCTTCATTTCGAATGACAGAATGGCACCCTTGCCCGGCGCTTCGCCGATGATGCGCAGCGAATTGATGCCCCTGAGGCGTTCGTGAGCGTAGGCGCAGAGCCGGTTCTCATGCTCGGCGATCCGCTCGCGGCCCAGCGCCATCATGTATTCCAGCGCAGCGCCCAGCCCGATCACCTGTGCGATCGGCGGCGTGCCCGCCTCGAACTTGTAGGGCGGCGCGCCATAAGTGACCTGATCCGTCGACACCGACTCGATCATCTCGCCGCCGCCCATGAAGGGGGGCATCGTCTCCAGATGCTCGCGCTTGCCGTAAAGCACGCCGACGCCGGATGGTCCATACACTTTGTGTCCGGTGAACACGTAGAAATCACAGCCGATATCCTGCACATCCACGGGCATATGTACTGCCCCCTGGCTGCCATCCACCAGCACCGGGATGCCGCGTTCATGCGCGATGCGCGTGACCTCCTTCACCGGGACGACGGTGCCGAGCACATTCGACATATGCGTAATCGCGACCATCTTGGTGCGCGGGCTCAGTGCCTTCTCGAACTCTTCCAGGCTGAACGAGCCATCATCTCCGACCGGCACCCAGGTGAGCTTTGCGCCCCTGCGCTCGCGGTGATAATGCCACGGCACGATGTTCGAGTGGTGCTCCATGATGGTGAGCACGATCTCGTCACCCTGCCCGATGCGCATCCCGCCGAAGGACTGCGCAACGAGATTAAGCGCCGCGGTGGCGTTGCTGGTGAAAATAATCTCGTTGCTCGACGGCGCATTCAGGAACTTCGCCGCGATGCCCCGGGCGTTCTCATAAGCGTCAGTCGCGGCATTGCTCAGATAGTGCAAGCCGCGATGGACGTTGGCGTATTCCTGCGAGTAGACGTGCTGCAACTTGTCCAGCACCGCTTTCGGCTTTTGCGCCGAGGCGGCGTTGTCCAGGTAAACCAGCGGCTTGCCATAGACCTCCCGCGCGAGGATCGGGAAATCCTCCCTGATCTTCGCCGGATCGATCGGCCCGGCCGCCTCCGGTGTCGCCTCGTCTTTCGGCAGGGTATTCGCCTGGTCCATCACGGCTTTCCTAACTTCTAGGCGCTCGCATCCACGGAGCCGCGCAGCCAGTCCGCGGTCCGGGCAGTGAGCGCCTCCTTCAGCGCCTCGTTCTCGATGCCGTCGAACACTTCGTCGACGAAGGCGGCGATCAGCAGCGCCCGGGCTTCGGCTTGCGGAATGCCGCGCGCCAGCAGATAGAACATCGCTTCCTCATCGAGGTGGCCCGACGTCGAGCCGTGCCCGCAGACCACGTCGTCCGCGTAAATCTCCAGCTCGGGCTTGGAGTCAAACTCCGCCTCATCCGAGAGGAGCAGCGCGTTGGCCATCTGCTTGCCGTCGGTCTTCTGCGCCCCGGGATGCACATGCACCTTCGCCTGAAACACCGAGCGCGCCTTGTCGTCCAATACGGATTTCACAAGTTCGCGGCTCATGCATTCCGGTACGGCGTGCTCGATCACCATCGTGGTATCGAAGTGCTGCGCATCACGACCAAGGCACACGCCATTGACGGCGGCCGAAGCGCCCTCCCCGGCATAACGCAGGAACACCTGGTTGCGCGTCAGCTCGCCCCCCACGTTGACATGCGTGGCGCGGTAATTCGCACCGGCTTCCAGCCGCAGATTCCAGCTCGCCAAGTGGGTCGAGGCCTTGTTTTCGTCCTGCACCTTCAGATGCTCGATCTGCGCGCCTTCATTAGCCAGCAGTTCGGTCATCGTGAAGGTGTGGAACGCCGTGTCGTTCAAGCTCGCATAATGCTCGACGATCGTGGCCTCGGCGCCCTTTTCCACGCGGATAAGGTTGCGCGTCGCGATACGGCCCGGCTGATCGCCCGTGGTGACATTCACCAGATGGATCGGCTTGGCCGCCGCGCCGTTCGCCGGGGCCGTGATGCGGATCACCGCGCCGTCGGTCATGAAGGCCGTGGCGAGGTTTGCAACCGTTTCAGGGTCCTTAGGGTTCACCTGGCCGAACATCTCGTCGAACCAGTCCGGACGGCTTTCCAGCGCCTCTGACAGGGTCATCACCTGCACGTTCGGCGCGTCGATCGCCTGCATGGGCTGGTGATAGCCATTCACGAACACGACCACATGCGCATCGAGTGCGTCGAAGTGCCCGCGGGCGCGCACAAGTTCGGCCTCGCTGATGCCGTCGGTCCTCGGGGCCGGCGCAAAAGCCTCGCGCATCCGCGCGCGCAGGTCGGTGTATTTCCACTCTTCCACGCGCCGGTGCGGCAGGCCGCTGCGGGCGAACGCCCCGATGGCCTGCTCGCGCAGTTGACGAACCCGCGCGTCGCTCTCCTGCGCGATACGCTGCTCGAAGGAACGCAGGAGGTCGGCCTCGGCCGGCGAATGATCTTCTGTCACGCGCACTGGCGTTTCGATATTCATCGCTGGCTCCATTTACGCGGCCTGTTCCCCGTAAGCGGCATAGCCGGACTTCTCCAGCTCCAGCGCCAGTTCCTTGTCGCCCGAGCGCGCGATCTTGCCGTTGATGAGCACATGGACATGATCCGGCACGATGTAGTCGAGCAGGCGCTGATAGTGGGTGATGAGCAGGATCGCCCGGTCCGGGTCGCGCAGCTTGTTCACACCGTCGGCCACGATACGCACCGCGTCGATGTCCAGGCCGGAGTCGGTCTCGTCCAGCACGCACAGGCCCGGCTCCAGCAACGACATCTGAAGAATCTCAAACCGCTTCTTCTCGCCGCCGGAGAAGCCCGAGTTCACCGGGCGCTTGAGCATGTCCATCGAGATGCCGAGATCGCTCGCCTTCTCGCGCACCAGCTTCATGAAATCCGGTGTGCTCATCTCGGCTTCGTCGTTCGCCTTGCGGTGAGCGTTGACCGCCGTTCGCAGGAAGGTCATCGAGCCGACGCCGGGGATTTCAAGCGGATACTGGAACGCAAGGAACACGCCAGCGCGGGCGCGCTCATCCGGCTCCATTTCCAGCAGGTCCTCACCGTTCCAGAGGATCTGGCCTTCGGTAACCTCGTAGTCCTCCTTGCCGGCCAGCACATACGCCAGCGTGGACTTGCCCGAGCCATTCGGGCCCATGATCGCGTGCACCTGCCCCTTCGGCACGGTGAGGTCGAGGCCGCGGATGATCTCCGCGTCTTCCTCGGCGATCTTCACGTGCACGTTCTTGATCTCAAGCATTATCGTCGTTCTTCCTTGTTTCCCGTCTCGTCGATGCTCTGCCAATCCCGGGCGCGGCCTCGGGCAGATGGATGCCCGGAACGCATCCGGGCATCCCGCACAGGCTGATTAACCGACCGAGCCTTCCAGGCTGATGCCGATCAGGCGCTGCGTCTCGGCCATGAACTCCATCGGAAGTTGCTGGATCACGTCGCGCACGAAGCCGTTGACGATCAGCGCCACCGCCTCTTCCTCTGACAGACCGCGCTGCATGGCGTAGAACAGCTGGTCATCAGAGATCTTCGAGGTCGTCGCCTCGTGCTCGAACTGCGCCGTCGGGTTCTTGGCCTCGATGTAGGGCACCGTGTGCGCGCCGCAGGTATCGCCGATCAGAAGGCTGTCACACTGAGTGAAGTTGCGCGCTTGCTTCGCCTTCCGGTGCGCCGAGACCAGACCGCGATAGGTGTTGTCCGAGCGGCCCGCGGCGATGCCCTTGGAGACGATCCGGCTGGAGGTGTTCTTGCCCAGATGGATCATCTTCGTGCCCGAGTCGATCTGCTGGCGACCGTTCGAGATCGCTATCGAGTAAAACTCGCCGCGGGAGTTGTCGCCACGGAGGATGCAGCTCGGATACTTCCAGGTGATCGCCGAGCCGGTCTCGACCTGCGTCCACGAAATCTTCGAGTTCTTGCCACGGCAGTCGCCGCGCTTGGTCACGAAGTTGTAGACGCCGCCCTTGCCTTCGGCATCGCCCGGATACCAGTTCTGCACGGTCGAGTACTTGATCTCCGCGTCATCCAGCGCGATCAGCTCGACCACAGCCGCATGAAGCTGGTTCTCGTCACGCATGGGCGCGGTGCAGCCCTCCAGGTAGCTCACATACGCACCCTTGTCGGCGATGATGAGCGTGCGCTCGAACTGGCCGGTGTCCTTCTCGTTGATGCGGAAGTAGGTGGACAGCTCCATCGGGCAGCGCACGCCTTCCGGCACATAGACGAAGGACCCATCCGAGAAGACCGCCGAGTTGAGCGCGGCGAAGTAGTTGTCCGACTTCGGCACGACCGAACCGAGATACTTCTGGACGAGGTCCGGATAGTCGCGCAGCGCTTCGGAGATCGAGCAGAAGATCACGCCGGCCTTCGCCAGCTCTTCCTTGAAGGTCGTGACGACCGAGACGCTGTCGAACACCGCGTCAATCGCAACATTGCTGGACTGATAACCGGTGTCTTCCTCCAGATGACTCGGCTCATCCTGCTTGCGCACGCCGGCGAGAATTTCCTGCTCCTTGAGCGGGATGCCCAGCTTTTCATAGGTGCGCAACAGTTCCGGGTCGACTTCGTCGAGGCTCTTCGGCCCCTCCATCGACTTCGGCGCGGCATAGTAGTAGATGTCCTGGAAGTCGATCGGCGGATATTCCACCTTCGCCCAGGTCGGCTCCTTCATCGTCAGCCAGCGCTGATAGGCATCCAGCCGCCACTCGAGCATCCATTCCGGCTCGTTCTTCTTTTCGGAGATGAACCGGATGATGTCTTCGTTCAGGCCCTTCGGCGCCTTCACGGACTCGATGTCGGTCGTGAAGCCATACTTGTACTTGTCGACGTCGATGTCCTTAACGCGTTCGATAGTGTCGAGGTCCGCCACGTCACTACTCCTGTCAGTTGCCGTTGTCCGTTATGAACCTGCTGTTGCTCGGTTCCCAAGTCATTTTGGGCGGCTTCAGGCGGCCGCCGATTCATGTTTTCGCCGTTCGTAGATCGCCTGCCAGGCGCTCAGAAACCGCTCGACCTCCGCATCCGTCGAGGACCACCCCAGGCTGATACGGATGGCGCCGGAAGCGGTTTCGTTGTCCAGCCCCATCGCATCGAGCACATGGCTGCGCTCCACCTTGCCGGAGGAGCAGGCCGAGCCGGCGCTCACTGCGATGCCTTCGAGATCCATGGCGATGACCAGCGTCTCGCCGTGCAGGCCGGGCACCGCCACGCAGGTGGTGTTCGGCAGGCGCGACGCGTTCTCCGCCGCAATCCAGGCGTCGGCCGCGATGCGCTTCAGTTCCCTCTCCAGCCGGTCGCGCAGCGGCTGTACCGCACCGATGCCGTCACCGGTC from Dichotomicrobium thermohalophilum carries:
- a CDS encoding alpha/beta hydrolase, whose amino-acid sequence is MLTVAEPMPSTDRVSQEILVSTPRNPVPGGGTAGHFLASDGARIRFAWWGPTGLNKLGTVCILMGRAEFIEKYFEVISDLRRRGFAVAIMDHRGQGGSSRPLANPRKGHVDDFAQYDADLEQFMAEIVLPDCPAPYYALAHSMGANILLRATRSRMCWFDRIILTAPLIALEPNHTRVPRPPRVAEVLTLCGMGTMHVPGGNGIALDERPFEGNPLTSDAQRYARTQEVLRTAPELALGSPTIGWYHAAWQSMSLLNSDPFPRSVKVPALIVASGNDPIVSLRAIEGFTSRLRMGAHVLIPGARHEVLQERNGLRDQFWAAFDAYIPGARPSRAEQLLGL
- a CDS encoding Hsp20 family protein, translating into MRRFDLTPLYKSTVGFDHVASILEQLASADTDNGYPPYNIERVDENNYRITMAVAGFSEDDLDIEVREGMLRVAGTKPEKEQEDSDTVFLHRGIASRNFERRFRLAEYVEVSSAKLENGLLHIDLRRELPDAMKPRKIEIATGNGQSHKTIEAQPDQVN
- a CDS encoding HesB/IscA family protein, translating into MASATPLKVMTLTDAAAKRLSEIIEASDKPVAGVRVGLKKGGCAGMEYTMDYATEIGPMDEVIEEKGVKLLIEPQAVLFLLGTEMDYEEGKLSSGFVFNNPNQTSACGCGESVEIQPAAEAGVAEGADTR
- a CDS encoding SUF system Fe-S cluster assembly protein, whose product is MEAKQASEGDAPAAEGAGEPESAIPKDELERMSADIIAALKTVYDPEIPVDIYELGLIYRVEIEDDRMVKVLMTLTAPGCPVAGEMPVWVENAVSAVPGVSGAKVELTFDPPWDMTRMSEEAQMMLGMV
- a CDS encoding cysteine desulfurase, which encodes MDQANTLPKDEATPEAAGPIDPAKIREDFPILAREVYGKPLVYLDNAASAQKPKAVLDKLQHVYSQEYANVHRGLHYLSNAATDAYENARGIAAKFLNAPSSNEIIFTSNATAALNLVAQSFGGMRIGQGDEIVLTIMEHHSNIVPWHYHRERRGAKLTWVPVGDDGSFSLEEFEKALSPRTKMVAITHMSNVLGTVVPVKEVTRIAHERGIPVLVDGSQGAVHMPVDVQDIGCDFYVFTGHKVYGPSGVGVLYGKREHLETMPPFMGGGEMIESVSTDQVTYGAPPYKFEAGTPPIAQVIGLGAALEYMMALGRERIAEHENRLCAYAHERLRGINSLRIIGEAPGKGAILSFEMKDAHAHDMATIMDRSGVAVRAGHHCAEPLMARFGVNATCRASFAVYNTMEEVDALAEAITRAQKFFA
- the sufD gene encoding Fe-S cluster assembly protein SufD, coding for MNIETPVRVTEDHSPAEADLLRSFEQRIAQESDARVRQLREQAIGAFARSGLPHRRVEEWKYTDLRARMREAFAPAPRTDGISEAELVRARGHFDALDAHVVVFVNGYHQPMQAIDAPNVQVMTLSEALESRPDWFDEMFGQVNPKDPETVANLATAFMTDGAVIRITAPANGAAAKPIHLVNVTTGDQPGRIATRNLIRVEKGAEATIVEHYASLNDTAFHTFTMTELLANEGAQIEHLKVQDENKASTHLASWNLRLEAGANYRATHVNVGGELTRNQVFLRYAGEGASAAVNGVCLGRDAQHFDTTMVIEHAVPECMSRELVKSVLDDKARSVFQAKVHVHPGAQKTDGKQMANALLLSDEAEFDSKPELEIYADDVVCGHGSTSGHLDEEAMFYLLARGIPQAEARALLIAAFVDEVFDGIENEALKEALTARTADWLRGSVDASA
- the sufC gene encoding Fe-S cluster assembly ATPase SufC, encoding MLEIKNVHVKIAEEDAEIIRGLDLTVPKGQVHAIMGPNGSGKSTLAYVLAGKEDYEVTEGQILWNGEDLLEMEPDERARAGVFLAFQYPLEIPGVGSMTFLRTAVNAHRKANDEAEMSTPDFMKLVREKASDLGISMDMLKRPVNSGFSGGEKKRFEILQMSLLEPGLCVLDETDSGLDIDAVRIVADGVNKLRDPDRAILLITHYQRLLDYIVPDHVHVLINGKIARSGDKELALELEKSGYAAYGEQAA
- the sufB gene encoding Fe-S cluster assembly protein SufB, which codes for MADLDTIERVKDIDVDKYKYGFTTDIESVKAPKGLNEDIIRFISEKKNEPEWMLEWRLDAYQRWLTMKEPTWAKVEYPPIDFQDIYYYAAPKSMEGPKSLDEVDPELLRTYEKLGIPLKEQEILAGVRKQDEPSHLEEDTGYQSSNVAIDAVFDSVSVVTTFKEELAKAGVIFCSISEALRDYPDLVQKYLGSVVPKSDNYFAALNSAVFSDGSFVYVPEGVRCPMELSTYFRINEKDTGQFERTLIIADKGAYVSYLEGCTAPMRDENQLHAAVVELIALDDAEIKYSTVQNWYPGDAEGKGGVYNFVTKRGDCRGKNSKISWTQVETGSAITWKYPSCILRGDNSRGEFYSIAISNGRQQIDSGTKMIHLGKNTSSRIVSKGIAAGRSDNTYRGLVSAHRKAKQARNFTQCDSLLIGDTCGAHTVPYIEAKNPTAQFEHEATTSKISDDQLFYAMQRGLSEEEAVALIVNGFVRDVIQQLPMEFMAETQRLIGISLEGSVG